Proteins from one Cicer arietinum cultivar CDC Frontier isolate Library 1 chromosome 3, Cicar.CDCFrontier_v2.0, whole genome shotgun sequence genomic window:
- the LOC101513999 gene encoding uncharacterized protein isoform X3: MHSGIQGLLETGSMMKYKDPNESIDIRVEDLINRMTLEEKIGQMLQIERKYASDDVLNKYFIGSVMSEGGSIPVPQASAEDWINMLNEFQKDALSTRLGIPIFYGIDAVHGHNSVYKATIFPHNIGLGATRDPELVKRIGAATALEVRATGIQYVYAPCVAVCRDPRWGRCYESYSEDPKIVQAMTEIISGLQGEIPPNMPKGVPFIAGKEKVIACAKHYVGDGGTTNGIDESNTVIDRDELMGIHMPGYFSSIDKGVATIMVSYSSWNGVKMHANHDLITGFLKNTLHFQGLVITDFEGIDRITDPPRANCTYSVQAGVSAGMDMFMVPKFYREFIDDLTILVNNKFIPMSRIDDAVKRILRVKFMMGIFENPFADYSLVNYLGIKEHRELAREAVRKSMVLLKNGKSAEMPLLPLPKKVPKILVAGSHANNLGYQCGGWTIKWQGISGNDILKGTTILNAVKNTVDPETIVIYKENPDKEFVESNGFSYAIVVVGEHPYAEMHGDNMNLTIPNPGPETITNVCGAIKCVVVIISGRPLVITPYVDLIDGLVAGWLPGSEGQGVADVLYGDYGFTGKLPRTWFKSVDQLPMNVGDPHYDPLFPFGFGLSTEPTKAVYSE; encoded by the exons ATGCATAGTGGCATTCAAG GTTTGTTGGAGACAGGATCCATGATGAAGTATAAGGACCCTAATGAGTCAATTGATATTAGGGTTGAGGATCTTATTAACAGGATGACTCTTGAGGAGAAAATTGGTCAAATGTTACAGATTGAGCGCAAGTATGCATCTGATGATGTGCTCAACAAGTATTTTATAG GAAGTGTTATGAGTGAGGGAGGGAGTATTCCAGTTCCACAGGCTTCTGCTGaagattggattaacatgttgAATGAATTTCAGAAGGATGCTTTATCAACCAGGCTTGGAATTCCAATATTTTATGGCATCGATGCTGTTCATGGCCATAACTCTGTTTATAAAGCAACTATTTTTCCTCACAATATTGGACTCGGAGCTACCAG GGACCCTGAACTAGTCAAGAGAATTGGAGCTGCAACTGCACTTGAAGTTAGAGCAACAGGAATTCAGTATGTTTATGCACCTTGTGTAGCA GTTTGTAGAGATCCAAGATGGGGTCGGTGTTATGAAAGCTACAGTGAAGATCCTAAAATAGTTCAAGCTATGACTGAAATCATATCAGGATTGCAAGGGGAGATCCCTCCTAATATGCCAAAGGGTGTTCCTTTTATTGCTGGAAA AGAAAAGGTTATAGCTTGTGCTAAGCATTATGTGGGTGATGGTGGAACAACCAATGGGATTGATGAGAGTAACACTGTTATAGATAGAGATGAATTGATGGGAATTCACATGCCAGGGTACTTTAGCTCCATTGACAAGGGTGTGGCAACCATTATGGTCTCTTACTCAAGTTGGAACGGAGTAAAAATGCATGCTAACCATGACCTTATTACTGGCTTCCTCAAAAACACTCTTCATTTCCAG GGATTGGTTATTACAGATTTTGAAGGTATTGATAGGATCACCGATCCACCTCGTGCCAACTGCACTTATTCGGTTCAAGCAGGAGTTTCTGCTGGCATGGACATG TTCATGGTTCCAAAATTCTACAGAGAGTTCATTGACGATCTAACTATATTGGTGAACAATAAATTCATTCCTATGAGTCGAATTGATGATGCGGTGAAAAGAATTTTGCGGGTTAAATTCATGATGGGTATTTTTGAGAACCCTTTTGCTGATTACAGTCTGGTCAACTATCTGGGGATTAAG GAGCATAGAGAACTGGCTAGAGAAGCTGTAAGGAAATCAATGGTCCTTCTGAAAAATGGTAAATCTGCTGAGATGCCTTTATTACCTCTTCCTAAAAAGGTTCCAAAAATACTTGTGGCTGGAAGCCATGCAAATAATCTAGGATATCAGTGTGGTGGATGGACCATTAAATGGCAAGGAATCAGTGGCAATGATATTCTCAAAG GGACTACAATTCTCAATGCTGTAAAAAACACTGTTGATCCAGAGACCATAGTGATCTACAAGGAGAACCCTGATAAAGAATTTGTTGAATCCAATGGATTTTCCTATGCCATAGTTGTAGTAGGAGAGCATCCTTATGCTGAAATGCATGGTGACAATATGAACTTGACAATTCCCAACCCTGGTCCTGAGACCATAACAAATGTTTGTGGAGCTATAAAATGTGTGGTTGTGATTATTTCCGGTCGCCCTTTAGTTATCACACCGTATGTTGATTTGATAGATGGACTTGTTGCTGGTTGGTTACCGGGTAGTGAAGGCCAAGGTGTGGCAGATGTTTTATATGGTGACTATGGTTTCACAGGAAAGCTTCCAAGAACATGGTTCAAAAGTGTTGATCAACTTCCAATGAATGTTGGAGATCCTCATTATGATCCCCTTTTCCCATTTGGGTTTGGTCTTTCTACTGAACCTACTAAGGCTGTTTACTCTGAGTAG
- the LOC101513999 gene encoding uncharacterized protein isoform X5: MSEGGSIPVPQASAEDWINMLNEFQKDALSTRLGIPIFYGIDAVHGHNSVYKATIFPHNIGLGATRDPELVKRIGAATALEVRATGIQYVYAPCVAVCRDPRWGRCYESYSEDPKIVQAMTEIISGLQGEIPPNMPKGVPFIAGKEKVIACAKHYVGDGGTTNGIDESNTVIDRDELMGIHMPGYFSSIDKGVATIMVSYSSWNGVKMHANHDLITGFLKNTLHFQGLVITDFEGIDRITDPPRANCTYSVQAGVSAGMDMFMVPKFYREFIDDLTILVNNKFIPMSRIDDAVKRILRVKFMMGIFENPFADYSLVNYLGIKEHRELAREAVRKSMVLLKNGKSAEMPLLPLPKKVPKILVAGSHANNLGYQCGGWTIKWQGISGNDILKGTTILNAVKNTVDPETIVIYKENPDKEFVESNGFSYAIVVVGEHPYAEMHGDNMNLTIPNPGPETITNVCGAIKCVVVIISGRPLVITPYVDLIDGLVAGWLPGSEGQGVADVLYGDYGFTGKLPRTWFKSVDQLPMNVGDPHYDPLFPFGFGLSTEPTKAVYSE; the protein is encoded by the exons ATGAGTGAGGGAGGGAGTATTCCAGTTCCACAGGCTTCTGCTGaagattggattaacatgttgAATGAATTTCAGAAGGATGCTTTATCAACCAGGCTTGGAATTCCAATATTTTATGGCATCGATGCTGTTCATGGCCATAACTCTGTTTATAAAGCAACTATTTTTCCTCACAATATTGGACTCGGAGCTACCAG GGACCCTGAACTAGTCAAGAGAATTGGAGCTGCAACTGCACTTGAAGTTAGAGCAACAGGAATTCAGTATGTTTATGCACCTTGTGTAGCA GTTTGTAGAGATCCAAGATGGGGTCGGTGTTATGAAAGCTACAGTGAAGATCCTAAAATAGTTCAAGCTATGACTGAAATCATATCAGGATTGCAAGGGGAGATCCCTCCTAATATGCCAAAGGGTGTTCCTTTTATTGCTGGAAA AGAAAAGGTTATAGCTTGTGCTAAGCATTATGTGGGTGATGGTGGAACAACCAATGGGATTGATGAGAGTAACACTGTTATAGATAGAGATGAATTGATGGGAATTCACATGCCAGGGTACTTTAGCTCCATTGACAAGGGTGTGGCAACCATTATGGTCTCTTACTCAAGTTGGAACGGAGTAAAAATGCATGCTAACCATGACCTTATTACTGGCTTCCTCAAAAACACTCTTCATTTCCAG GGATTGGTTATTACAGATTTTGAAGGTATTGATAGGATCACCGATCCACCTCGTGCCAACTGCACTTATTCGGTTCAAGCAGGAGTTTCTGCTGGCATGGACATG TTCATGGTTCCAAAATTCTACAGAGAGTTCATTGACGATCTAACTATATTGGTGAACAATAAATTCATTCCTATGAGTCGAATTGATGATGCGGTGAAAAGAATTTTGCGGGTTAAATTCATGATGGGTATTTTTGAGAACCCTTTTGCTGATTACAGTCTGGTCAACTATCTGGGGATTAAG GAGCATAGAGAACTGGCTAGAGAAGCTGTAAGGAAATCAATGGTCCTTCTGAAAAATGGTAAATCTGCTGAGATGCCTTTATTACCTCTTCCTAAAAAGGTTCCAAAAATACTTGTGGCTGGAAGCCATGCAAATAATCTAGGATATCAGTGTGGTGGATGGACCATTAAATGGCAAGGAATCAGTGGCAATGATATTCTCAAAG GGACTACAATTCTCAATGCTGTAAAAAACACTGTTGATCCAGAGACCATAGTGATCTACAAGGAGAACCCTGATAAAGAATTTGTTGAATCCAATGGATTTTCCTATGCCATAGTTGTAGTAGGAGAGCATCCTTATGCTGAAATGCATGGTGACAATATGAACTTGACAATTCCCAACCCTGGTCCTGAGACCATAACAAATGTTTGTGGAGCTATAAAATGTGTGGTTGTGATTATTTCCGGTCGCCCTTTAGTTATCACACCGTATGTTGATTTGATAGATGGACTTGTTGCTGGTTGGTTACCGGGTAGTGAAGGCCAAGGTGTGGCAGATGTTTTATATGGTGACTATGGTTTCACAGGAAAGCTTCCAAGAACATGGTTCAAAAGTGTTGATCAACTTCCAATGAATGTTGGAGATCCTCATTATGATCCCCTTTTCCCATTTGGGTTTGGTCTTTCTACTGAACCTACTAAGGCTGTTTACTCTGAGTAG
- the LOC101513999 gene encoding uncharacterized protein isoform X2, producing the protein MHSGIQGKLSFPDKTLGLLETGSMMKYKDPNESIDIRVEDLINRMTLEEKIGQMLQIERKYASDDVLNKYFIGSVMSEGGSIPVPQASAEDWINMLNEFQKDALSTRLGIPIFYGIDAVHGHNSVYKATIFPHNIGLGATRDPELVKRIGAATALEVRATGIQYVYAPCVAVCRDPRWGRCYESYSEDPKIVQAMTEIISGLQGEIPPNMPKGVPFIAGKEKVIACAKHYVGDGGTTNGIDESNTVIDRDELMGIHMPGYFSSIDKGVATIMVSYSSWNGVKMHANHDLITGFLKNTLHFQGLVITDFEGIDRITDPPRANCTYSVQAGVSAGMDMFMVPKFYREFIDDLTILVNNKFIPMSRIDDAVKRILRVKFMMGIFENPFADYSLVNYLGIKEHRELAREAVRKSMVLLKNGKSAEMPLLPLPKKVPKILVAGSHANNLGYQCGGWTIKWQGISGNDILKGTTILNAVKNTVDPETIVIYKENPDKEFVESNGFSYAIVVVGEHPYAEMHGDNMNLTIPNPGPETITNVCGAIKCVVVIISGRPLVITPYVDLIDGLVAGWLPGSEGQGVADVLYGDYGFTGKLPRTWFKSVDQLPMNVGDPHYDPLFPFGFGLSTEPTKAVYSE; encoded by the exons ATGCATAGTGGCATTCAAGGCAAGCTTTCCTTTCCGGATAAAACTCTAG GTTTGTTGGAGACAGGATCCATGATGAAGTATAAGGACCCTAATGAGTCAATTGATATTAGGGTTGAGGATCTTATTAACAGGATGACTCTTGAGGAGAAAATTGGTCAAATGTTACAGATTGAGCGCAAGTATGCATCTGATGATGTGCTCAACAAGTATTTTATAG GAAGTGTTATGAGTGAGGGAGGGAGTATTCCAGTTCCACAGGCTTCTGCTGaagattggattaacatgttgAATGAATTTCAGAAGGATGCTTTATCAACCAGGCTTGGAATTCCAATATTTTATGGCATCGATGCTGTTCATGGCCATAACTCTGTTTATAAAGCAACTATTTTTCCTCACAATATTGGACTCGGAGCTACCAG GGACCCTGAACTAGTCAAGAGAATTGGAGCTGCAACTGCACTTGAAGTTAGAGCAACAGGAATTCAGTATGTTTATGCACCTTGTGTAGCA GTTTGTAGAGATCCAAGATGGGGTCGGTGTTATGAAAGCTACAGTGAAGATCCTAAAATAGTTCAAGCTATGACTGAAATCATATCAGGATTGCAAGGGGAGATCCCTCCTAATATGCCAAAGGGTGTTCCTTTTATTGCTGGAAA AGAAAAGGTTATAGCTTGTGCTAAGCATTATGTGGGTGATGGTGGAACAACCAATGGGATTGATGAGAGTAACACTGTTATAGATAGAGATGAATTGATGGGAATTCACATGCCAGGGTACTTTAGCTCCATTGACAAGGGTGTGGCAACCATTATGGTCTCTTACTCAAGTTGGAACGGAGTAAAAATGCATGCTAACCATGACCTTATTACTGGCTTCCTCAAAAACACTCTTCATTTCCAG GGATTGGTTATTACAGATTTTGAAGGTATTGATAGGATCACCGATCCACCTCGTGCCAACTGCACTTATTCGGTTCAAGCAGGAGTTTCTGCTGGCATGGACATG TTCATGGTTCCAAAATTCTACAGAGAGTTCATTGACGATCTAACTATATTGGTGAACAATAAATTCATTCCTATGAGTCGAATTGATGATGCGGTGAAAAGAATTTTGCGGGTTAAATTCATGATGGGTATTTTTGAGAACCCTTTTGCTGATTACAGTCTGGTCAACTATCTGGGGATTAAG GAGCATAGAGAACTGGCTAGAGAAGCTGTAAGGAAATCAATGGTCCTTCTGAAAAATGGTAAATCTGCTGAGATGCCTTTATTACCTCTTCCTAAAAAGGTTCCAAAAATACTTGTGGCTGGAAGCCATGCAAATAATCTAGGATATCAGTGTGGTGGATGGACCATTAAATGGCAAGGAATCAGTGGCAATGATATTCTCAAAG GGACTACAATTCTCAATGCTGTAAAAAACACTGTTGATCCAGAGACCATAGTGATCTACAAGGAGAACCCTGATAAAGAATTTGTTGAATCCAATGGATTTTCCTATGCCATAGTTGTAGTAGGAGAGCATCCTTATGCTGAAATGCATGGTGACAATATGAACTTGACAATTCCCAACCCTGGTCCTGAGACCATAACAAATGTTTGTGGAGCTATAAAATGTGTGGTTGTGATTATTTCCGGTCGCCCTTTAGTTATCACACCGTATGTTGATTTGATAGATGGACTTGTTGCTGGTTGGTTACCGGGTAGTGAAGGCCAAGGTGTGGCAGATGTTTTATATGGTGACTATGGTTTCACAGGAAAGCTTCCAAGAACATGGTTCAAAAGTGTTGATCAACTTCCAATGAATGTTGGAGATCCTCATTATGATCCCCTTTTCCCATTTGGGTTTGGTCTTTCTACTGAACCTACTAAGGCTGTTTACTCTGAGTAG
- the LOC101513999 gene encoding uncharacterized protein isoform X4 has protein sequence MMKYKDPNESIDIRVEDLINRMTLEEKIGQMLQIERKYASDDVLNKYFIGSVMSEGGSIPVPQASAEDWINMLNEFQKDALSTRLGIPIFYGIDAVHGHNSVYKATIFPHNIGLGATRDPELVKRIGAATALEVRATGIQYVYAPCVAVCRDPRWGRCYESYSEDPKIVQAMTEIISGLQGEIPPNMPKGVPFIAGKEKVIACAKHYVGDGGTTNGIDESNTVIDRDELMGIHMPGYFSSIDKGVATIMVSYSSWNGVKMHANHDLITGFLKNTLHFQGLVITDFEGIDRITDPPRANCTYSVQAGVSAGMDMFMVPKFYREFIDDLTILVNNKFIPMSRIDDAVKRILRVKFMMGIFENPFADYSLVNYLGIKEHRELAREAVRKSMVLLKNGKSAEMPLLPLPKKVPKILVAGSHANNLGYQCGGWTIKWQGISGNDILKGTTILNAVKNTVDPETIVIYKENPDKEFVESNGFSYAIVVVGEHPYAEMHGDNMNLTIPNPGPETITNVCGAIKCVVVIISGRPLVITPYVDLIDGLVAGWLPGSEGQGVADVLYGDYGFTGKLPRTWFKSVDQLPMNVGDPHYDPLFPFGFGLSTEPTKAVYSE, from the exons ATGATGAAGTATAAGGACCCTAATGAGTCAATTGATATTAGGGTTGAGGATCTTATTAACAGGATGACTCTTGAGGAGAAAATTGGTCAAATGTTACAGATTGAGCGCAAGTATGCATCTGATGATGTGCTCAACAAGTATTTTATAG GAAGTGTTATGAGTGAGGGAGGGAGTATTCCAGTTCCACAGGCTTCTGCTGaagattggattaacatgttgAATGAATTTCAGAAGGATGCTTTATCAACCAGGCTTGGAATTCCAATATTTTATGGCATCGATGCTGTTCATGGCCATAACTCTGTTTATAAAGCAACTATTTTTCCTCACAATATTGGACTCGGAGCTACCAG GGACCCTGAACTAGTCAAGAGAATTGGAGCTGCAACTGCACTTGAAGTTAGAGCAACAGGAATTCAGTATGTTTATGCACCTTGTGTAGCA GTTTGTAGAGATCCAAGATGGGGTCGGTGTTATGAAAGCTACAGTGAAGATCCTAAAATAGTTCAAGCTATGACTGAAATCATATCAGGATTGCAAGGGGAGATCCCTCCTAATATGCCAAAGGGTGTTCCTTTTATTGCTGGAAA AGAAAAGGTTATAGCTTGTGCTAAGCATTATGTGGGTGATGGTGGAACAACCAATGGGATTGATGAGAGTAACACTGTTATAGATAGAGATGAATTGATGGGAATTCACATGCCAGGGTACTTTAGCTCCATTGACAAGGGTGTGGCAACCATTATGGTCTCTTACTCAAGTTGGAACGGAGTAAAAATGCATGCTAACCATGACCTTATTACTGGCTTCCTCAAAAACACTCTTCATTTCCAG GGATTGGTTATTACAGATTTTGAAGGTATTGATAGGATCACCGATCCACCTCGTGCCAACTGCACTTATTCGGTTCAAGCAGGAGTTTCTGCTGGCATGGACATG TTCATGGTTCCAAAATTCTACAGAGAGTTCATTGACGATCTAACTATATTGGTGAACAATAAATTCATTCCTATGAGTCGAATTGATGATGCGGTGAAAAGAATTTTGCGGGTTAAATTCATGATGGGTATTTTTGAGAACCCTTTTGCTGATTACAGTCTGGTCAACTATCTGGGGATTAAG GAGCATAGAGAACTGGCTAGAGAAGCTGTAAGGAAATCAATGGTCCTTCTGAAAAATGGTAAATCTGCTGAGATGCCTTTATTACCTCTTCCTAAAAAGGTTCCAAAAATACTTGTGGCTGGAAGCCATGCAAATAATCTAGGATATCAGTGTGGTGGATGGACCATTAAATGGCAAGGAATCAGTGGCAATGATATTCTCAAAG GGACTACAATTCTCAATGCTGTAAAAAACACTGTTGATCCAGAGACCATAGTGATCTACAAGGAGAACCCTGATAAAGAATTTGTTGAATCCAATGGATTTTCCTATGCCATAGTTGTAGTAGGAGAGCATCCTTATGCTGAAATGCATGGTGACAATATGAACTTGACAATTCCCAACCCTGGTCCTGAGACCATAACAAATGTTTGTGGAGCTATAAAATGTGTGGTTGTGATTATTTCCGGTCGCCCTTTAGTTATCACACCGTATGTTGATTTGATAGATGGACTTGTTGCTGGTTGGTTACCGGGTAGTGAAGGCCAAGGTGTGGCAGATGTTTTATATGGTGACTATGGTTTCACAGGAAAGCTTCCAAGAACATGGTTCAAAAGTGTTGATCAACTTCCAATGAATGTTGGAGATCCTCATTATGATCCCCTTTTCCCATTTGGGTTTGGTCTTTCTACTGAACCTACTAAGGCTGTTTACTCTGAGTAG
- the LOC101513999 gene encoding uncharacterized protein isoform X1, with protein sequence MTKIPIFFVGFWLLCNWAGLLETGSMMKYKDPNESIDIRVEDLINRMTLEEKIGQMLQIERKYASDDVLNKYFIGSVMSEGGSIPVPQASAEDWINMLNEFQKDALSTRLGIPIFYGIDAVHGHNSVYKATIFPHNIGLGATRDPELVKRIGAATALEVRATGIQYVYAPCVAVCRDPRWGRCYESYSEDPKIVQAMTEIISGLQGEIPPNMPKGVPFIAGKEKVIACAKHYVGDGGTTNGIDESNTVIDRDELMGIHMPGYFSSIDKGVATIMVSYSSWNGVKMHANHDLITGFLKNTLHFQGLVITDFEGIDRITDPPRANCTYSVQAGVSAGMDMFMVPKFYREFIDDLTILVNNKFIPMSRIDDAVKRILRVKFMMGIFENPFADYSLVNYLGIKEHRELAREAVRKSMVLLKNGKSAEMPLLPLPKKVPKILVAGSHANNLGYQCGGWTIKWQGISGNDILKGTTILNAVKNTVDPETIVIYKENPDKEFVESNGFSYAIVVVGEHPYAEMHGDNMNLTIPNPGPETITNVCGAIKCVVVIISGRPLVITPYVDLIDGLVAGWLPGSEGQGVADVLYGDYGFTGKLPRTWFKSVDQLPMNVGDPHYDPLFPFGFGLSTEPTKAVYSE encoded by the exons atgactaaaattccCATATTTTTTGTGGGGTTTTGGCTATTATGTAACTGGGCAGGTTTGTTGGAGACAGGATCCATGATGAAGTATAAGGACCCTAATGAGTCAATTGATATTAGGGTTGAGGATCTTATTAACAGGATGACTCTTGAGGAGAAAATTGGTCAAATGTTACAGATTGAGCGCAAGTATGCATCTGATGATGTGCTCAACAAGTATTTTATAG GAAGTGTTATGAGTGAGGGAGGGAGTATTCCAGTTCCACAGGCTTCTGCTGaagattggattaacatgttgAATGAATTTCAGAAGGATGCTTTATCAACCAGGCTTGGAATTCCAATATTTTATGGCATCGATGCTGTTCATGGCCATAACTCTGTTTATAAAGCAACTATTTTTCCTCACAATATTGGACTCGGAGCTACCAG GGACCCTGAACTAGTCAAGAGAATTGGAGCTGCAACTGCACTTGAAGTTAGAGCAACAGGAATTCAGTATGTTTATGCACCTTGTGTAGCA GTTTGTAGAGATCCAAGATGGGGTCGGTGTTATGAAAGCTACAGTGAAGATCCTAAAATAGTTCAAGCTATGACTGAAATCATATCAGGATTGCAAGGGGAGATCCCTCCTAATATGCCAAAGGGTGTTCCTTTTATTGCTGGAAA AGAAAAGGTTATAGCTTGTGCTAAGCATTATGTGGGTGATGGTGGAACAACCAATGGGATTGATGAGAGTAACACTGTTATAGATAGAGATGAATTGATGGGAATTCACATGCCAGGGTACTTTAGCTCCATTGACAAGGGTGTGGCAACCATTATGGTCTCTTACTCAAGTTGGAACGGAGTAAAAATGCATGCTAACCATGACCTTATTACTGGCTTCCTCAAAAACACTCTTCATTTCCAG GGATTGGTTATTACAGATTTTGAAGGTATTGATAGGATCACCGATCCACCTCGTGCCAACTGCACTTATTCGGTTCAAGCAGGAGTTTCTGCTGGCATGGACATG TTCATGGTTCCAAAATTCTACAGAGAGTTCATTGACGATCTAACTATATTGGTGAACAATAAATTCATTCCTATGAGTCGAATTGATGATGCGGTGAAAAGAATTTTGCGGGTTAAATTCATGATGGGTATTTTTGAGAACCCTTTTGCTGATTACAGTCTGGTCAACTATCTGGGGATTAAG GAGCATAGAGAACTGGCTAGAGAAGCTGTAAGGAAATCAATGGTCCTTCTGAAAAATGGTAAATCTGCTGAGATGCCTTTATTACCTCTTCCTAAAAAGGTTCCAAAAATACTTGTGGCTGGAAGCCATGCAAATAATCTAGGATATCAGTGTGGTGGATGGACCATTAAATGGCAAGGAATCAGTGGCAATGATATTCTCAAAG GGACTACAATTCTCAATGCTGTAAAAAACACTGTTGATCCAGAGACCATAGTGATCTACAAGGAGAACCCTGATAAAGAATTTGTTGAATCCAATGGATTTTCCTATGCCATAGTTGTAGTAGGAGAGCATCCTTATGCTGAAATGCATGGTGACAATATGAACTTGACAATTCCCAACCCTGGTCCTGAGACCATAACAAATGTTTGTGGAGCTATAAAATGTGTGGTTGTGATTATTTCCGGTCGCCCTTTAGTTATCACACCGTATGTTGATTTGATAGATGGACTTGTTGCTGGTTGGTTACCGGGTAGTGAAGGCCAAGGTGTGGCAGATGTTTTATATGGTGACTATGGTTTCACAGGAAAGCTTCCAAGAACATGGTTCAAAAGTGTTGATCAACTTCCAATGAATGTTGGAGATCCTCATTATGATCCCCTTTTCCCATTTGGGTTTGGTCTTTCTACTGAACCTACTAAGGCTGTTTACTCTGAGTAG